A region of Dioscorea cayenensis subsp. rotundata cultivar TDr96_F1 chromosome 5, TDr96_F1_v2_PseudoChromosome.rev07_lg8_w22 25.fasta, whole genome shotgun sequence DNA encodes the following proteins:
- the LOC120262227 gene encoding transcription termination factor MTERF9, chloroplastic-like: protein MMMFRFFIKKLCGPAFQHPSSRNPTFRCICCFSTSITEGTIPKPPSAVEFNYVGFSSEETLRASKPLNESTLPQQPELILGFLKRSGFDDIQIKNLVSRHPKWLLLDEETLQPKFKALQDLGFSGPDLAGFIIANPFGIFRDFEHNLLPKIEFWIDLLGSFEALIKLLKNNRRFLKRSLEKTIIPNVMMLRECGIPDIRIRSVVKHRPSFILQKPDRFKTLAAHVEKMGVPRSSGMFFWALSSLQSTSVARFNARLKLMKSLGWSKEDFNTAFCKNPLFLTPSLKVMKEKMEFLVNEVGCEPSYVANHPVLLSLSLEKRLIPRHWVLQMLKLRGLGNRKSLTTVMCCSDKKFINDFVLCHLKEIPELLGICSIGRKKKDGLDVLVQKLSVLA from the coding sequence ATGATgatgtttagattttttatCAAGAAGCTCTGTGGACCTGCTTTTCAGCATCCTTCTTCCAGAAATCCCACTTTTAGATGTATTTGCTGCTTCTCTACTTCCATAACCGAGGGAACCATACCTAAACCACCTTCTGCAGTTGAATTTAACTATGTTGGATTCTCCTCAGAGGAAACATTGAGGGCTTCAAAGCCCCTCAATGAATCAACTCTGCCCCAGCAACCAGAGTTGATCCTTGGTTTCTTGAAAAGAAGTGGTTTTGATGATATTCAGATCAAGAATCTTGTTTCTAGGCACCCTAAATGGCTCCTCCTTGATGAAGAAACCTTGCAGCCAAAGTTCAAAGCTTTGCAGGATTTGGGGTTTTCTGGTCCTGATCTTGCGGGGTTTATCATAGCAAACCCCTTTGGAATTTTCCGAGATTTTGAACATAATCTCTTGCCCAAGATTGAGTTTTGGATTGACCTTCTTGGTTCCTTTGAGGCCCTCATAAAGCTTCTGAAGAACAATAGACGCTTTCTTAAGCGCAGCTTGGAGAAGACGATAATTCCAAATGTAATGATGCTTAGGGAATGTGGCATTCCTGATATTAGGATCAGATCTGTAGTGAAGCACCGACCAAGTTTCATACTGCAGAAGCCGGACAGGTTCAAGACTTTAGCTGCGCATGTGGAGAAGATGGGAGTTCCTCGGAGCTCAGGGATGTTCTTTTGGGCACTTAGCTCCCTCCAAAGTACCAGTGTGGCCAGGTTCAATGCAAGGTTGAAGCTCATGAAGAGTTTGGGGTGGTCAAAGGAAGACTTCAATACTGCATTTTGTAAGAATCCATTGTTCTTGACACCCTCTCTGAAGGTTATGAAGGAGAAGATGGAGTTTTTAGTGAATGAAGTTGGGTGTGAGCCATCTTATGTTGCCAATCATCCAGTTCTTTTGTCATTGAGCTTGGAGAAGAGGTTGATTCCAAGACATTGGGTATTGCAGATGCTGAAGTTGAGAGGGTTGGGCAATAGGAAGAGTCTGACTACTGTAATGTGCTGCTCAGATAAGAAGTTTATCAATGATTTTGTTCTGTGTCATTTGAAAGAAATACCCGAACTCTTGGGGATTTGTTCCATTGGCCGCAAAAAGAAAGATGGCCTGGATGTCCTGGTTCAAAAACTCAGTGTCCTTGCATGA
- the LOC120260497 gene encoding pentatricopeptide repeat-containing protein At4g18520, chloroplastic → MPKRNVVSWTAVLSGYLNMGLDDEALWLFQEMIENSVQPNSSTFACLLKLCGNLLDLELGRQLHACVVKGNWSNLIVDSAIVYLYAQCGDLSCASRTFERIPVRDVVCWTTMIMAYAQQGRGNKAFSMFSQMKQHGFKPNEFTVCNVLKGCAEGKELRFGKQLHCAIIKGMCRQDVYVGSSLVSMYIRCGELFDARLVFDSMTTRNTITWTCMIAGYAQNGFAEEALSLFEVMRRRRVSANNLTIVSILSACGLSGSLYRGKEVHAQIIRNHSHRNVFIGSTLIWFYCKCGEYDYAARVLDAMPVRDVTSWTAIISGLAKLEHGSEALRFLHKMLHEGVEPNPFTYSSALKACAKIEDVKHGRWIHASVNKTRDLSNVFVGSSLIHMYMKCGSIKDAFKVFDTMPERNLVSWKTMVVGYAKNGQCPDALRLMYRMQAEGFHVDDYVRSTVLTACADAECDIQWSSASCSYSG, encoded by the coding sequence ATGCCTAAAAGGAATGTTGTTTCTTGGACTGCGGTTCTCAGTGGGTATTTGAACATGGGTTTGGATGATGAGGCTTTGTGGTTGTTCCAGGAGATGATTGAGAACTCTGTGCAGCCTAATAGTTCGACATTTGCGTGCTTATTGAAGTTGTGTGGGAATTTATTGGACCTTGAACTAGGGCGGCAGCTTCATGCTTGTGTTGTGAAAGGGAATTGGAGCAATTTGATTGTGGATAGTGCCATTGTGTACTTATATGCACAGTGTGGTGATCTTTCTTGTGCATCTAGAACCTTTGAACGAATTCCTGTGCGAGATGTTGTTTGCTGGACTACAATGATTATGGCTTATGCGCAACAAGGGCGTGGAAACAAGGCATTCTCCATGTTCTCTCAGATGAAGCAGCATGGATTTAAGCCAAATGAATTTACAGTTTGTAATGTACTGAAGGGTTGTGCAGAAGGGAAGGAATTGAGGTTTGGGAAGCAGTTACATTGTGCTATAATCAAAGGCATGTGTAGACAGGATGTATATGTCGGAAGTTCCTTGGTAAGCATGTATATCAGATGTGGAGAGCTCTTTGATGCTCGACTAGTTTTTGATAGTATGACAACGAGAAACACAATCACTTGGACTTGCATGATAGCCGGTTATGCACAAAATGGCTTTGCTGAGGAGGCTTTATCATTATTTGAAGTAATGAGGAGGAGACGTGTATCTGCAAATAACCTTACGATCGTTAGTATTCTCAGTGCATGTGGTTTGTCAGGATCCTTATATCGTGGTAAAGAAGTACATGCACAAATAATAAGGAACCATTCTCACAGGAATGTTTTTATTGGTAGCACTTTGATATGGTTTTATTGTAAGTGTGGGGAGTATGATTATGCAGCAAGAGTTTTGGATGCCATGCCGGTGAGGGATGTCACCTCATGGACTGCAATAATTTCAGGACTTGCTAAACTTGAACATGGCTCAGAGGCACTGAGATTCTTGCACAAGATGTTGCATGAAGGTGTGGAACCAAATCCATTTACGTATTCTTCAGCATTGAAAGCATGTGCTAAAATTGAAGATGTGAAACATGGAAGATGGATCCATGCTTCAGTGAACAAAACCAGAGATCTGTCAAATGTGTTTGTGGGCAGTTCACTCATTCATATGTACATGAAATGTGGTTCTATTAAAGATGCTTTCAAAGTCTTCGATACTATGCCAGAGCGCAATCTAGTCTCATGGAAGACGATGGTTGTAGGCTATGCAAAAAATGGGCAGTGCCCGGACGCATTGAGGCTTATGTACAGAATGCAAGCCGAAGGATTTCATGTGGATGACTACGTTCGGTCCACAGTTCTTACTGCATGTGCTGATGCTGAGTGTGATATACAGTGGTCATCAGCTTCTTGTTCATATTCAGGTTGA
- the LOC120259813 gene encoding uncharacterized protein At4g37920 isoform X2 has product MDVASRALHLQFPLGTPSCLLGTSGALEFSWRPSSRPGNLHFPLSRRCRAISLNLFNHLVPSRHRGHLLHVSHHAKHTLSASGHDVMAAPSDYAEDLSSSSVKSDNTVVYQSPSQDVEMTENDRDEAELIDDHKMIKVCDKLIEVFMVDKPTPTDWRRLLAFSKEWSNLRPHFYKRCQERADAEIDPGMKHKLLRLGRKLKEIDDDVQRHNELLNVIKEAPSEINDIVAKRRKDFTKEFFVHLHTVAESYFDNPAEQNALAKLGNTCLAAVQSYDAASESIEAINAAELKFQDILSSPTLHAACKKIDDLAQKNQLDSALMLLVTKAWSAAKDSNMMKEEVKDILYHLYKTSVGNLQRLVPKEIRILKYLLTIEDPEEKLSALTDAFTPGDELEGKDVDCLYTTPEQLHTWIRTVVDAYHFSREGTLVREARDLMNPNIIQKLEVLKNLIEKKFM; this is encoded by the exons ATGGATGTTGCTTCCCGAGCTCTGCATCTCCAGTTTCCTCTGGGGACTCCATCCTGTTTATTGGGAACTTCTGGTGCTCTGGAATTCTCTTGGCGTCCTTCTTCTCGCCCTGGTAATCTTCACTTCCCGCTCTCCCGCCGGTGCCGAGCCATCTCATTGAATTTATTTAACCATCTAGTTCCCAGTAGACACCGAG GTCATCTATTACATGTATCACATCATGCAAAGCATACATTAAGTGCATCTGGACATGATGTGATGGCAGCACCAAGTGATTATGCTGAGGATTTGTCATCATCCTCTGTGAAGTCAGATAATACAGTTGTTTATCAAAGCCCCTCCCAAGATGTTGAGATGACTGAGAATGATAGAGATGAGGCTGAGTTAATAGATGATCATAAAATGATCAAGGTTTGTGACAAACTTATTGAAGTATTCATGGTTGACAAGCCTACACCAACTGATTGGAGAAGGTTATTAGCGTTTAGCAAGGAATGGAGTAACCTAAGACCTCATTTTTATAAGCGCTGCCAGGAAAGGGCAGATGCCGAAATTGATCCTGGAATGAAGCACAAACTTCTTCGACTTGGTAGGAAACTAAAGGAG ATAGATGATGATGTCCAGAGACATAATGAACTACTTAATGTGATAAAAGAGGCCCCCTCTGAAATAAATGACATAGTTGCCAAGCGGCGTAAGGATTTCACAAAGGAATTCTTTGTGCATCTTCATACTGTGGCAGAATCATATTTTGACAACCCAGCTGAACAGAACG CATTGGCAAAATTAGGAAATACCTGCTTAGCTGCTGTGCAATCCTATGATGCTGCATCAGAGAGCATTGAGGCCATAAATGCCGCTGAGTTAAAGTTTCAAGATATCCTCAGTTCTCCTACCTTACATGCAGCTTGCAAAAAGATAGACGATTTGGCTCAGAAAAATCAACTCGATTCTGCACTGATGTTGTTGGTCACCAAAGCTTGGTCAGCTGCCAAAGATTCAAACATGATGAAAGAGGAG GTAAAGGACATATTGTATCATTTATACAAGACTTCAGTAGGAAATCTGCAGAGATTAGTGCCAAAAGAGATCAGAATATTGAAATATCTCCTCACAATTGAAGATCCAGAGGAAAAGTTAAGTGCTCTCACAGATGCATTCACTCCAGGGGATGAATTGGAAGGCAAGGATGTTGATTGTTTATACAC TACTCCAGAGCAATTGCACACTTGGATAAGGACAGTGGTAGATGCATACCATTTCAGTAGAGAAGGTACACTTGTGAGGGAGGCCAGAGACTTGATGAATCCCAATATCATTCAGAAACTTGAGGTATTGAAGAATCTAATTGAGAAAAAATTTATGTAG
- the LOC120259813 gene encoding uncharacterized protein At4g37920 isoform X1, producing MDVASRALHLQFPLGTPSCLLGTSGALEFSWRPSSRPGNLHFPLSRRCRAISLNLFNHLVPSRHRGHLLHVSHHAKHTLSASGHDVMAAPSDYAEDLSSSSVKSDNTVVYQSPSQDVEMTENDRDEAELIDDHKMIKVCDKLIEVFMVDKPTPTDWRRLLAFSKEWSNLRPHFYKRCQERADAEIDPGMKHKLLRLGRKLKEIDDDVQRHNELLNVIKEAPSEINDIVAKRRKDFTKEFFVHLHTVAESYFDNPAEQNALAKLGNTCLAAVQSYDAASESIEAINAAELKFQDILSSPTLHAACKKIDDLAQKNQLDSALMLLVTKAWSAAKDSNMMKEEVKDILYHLYKTSVGNLQRLVPKEIRILKYLLTIEDPEEKLSALTDAFTPGDELEGKDVDCLYTSTPEQLHTWIRTVVDAYHFSREGTLVREARDLMNPNIIQKLEVLKNLIEKKFM from the exons ATGGATGTTGCTTCCCGAGCTCTGCATCTCCAGTTTCCTCTGGGGACTCCATCCTGTTTATTGGGAACTTCTGGTGCTCTGGAATTCTCTTGGCGTCCTTCTTCTCGCCCTGGTAATCTTCACTTCCCGCTCTCCCGCCGGTGCCGAGCCATCTCATTGAATTTATTTAACCATCTAGTTCCCAGTAGACACCGAG GTCATCTATTACATGTATCACATCATGCAAAGCATACATTAAGTGCATCTGGACATGATGTGATGGCAGCACCAAGTGATTATGCTGAGGATTTGTCATCATCCTCTGTGAAGTCAGATAATACAGTTGTTTATCAAAGCCCCTCCCAAGATGTTGAGATGACTGAGAATGATAGAGATGAGGCTGAGTTAATAGATGATCATAAAATGATCAAGGTTTGTGACAAACTTATTGAAGTATTCATGGTTGACAAGCCTACACCAACTGATTGGAGAAGGTTATTAGCGTTTAGCAAGGAATGGAGTAACCTAAGACCTCATTTTTATAAGCGCTGCCAGGAAAGGGCAGATGCCGAAATTGATCCTGGAATGAAGCACAAACTTCTTCGACTTGGTAGGAAACTAAAGGAG ATAGATGATGATGTCCAGAGACATAATGAACTACTTAATGTGATAAAAGAGGCCCCCTCTGAAATAAATGACATAGTTGCCAAGCGGCGTAAGGATTTCACAAAGGAATTCTTTGTGCATCTTCATACTGTGGCAGAATCATATTTTGACAACCCAGCTGAACAGAACG CATTGGCAAAATTAGGAAATACCTGCTTAGCTGCTGTGCAATCCTATGATGCTGCATCAGAGAGCATTGAGGCCATAAATGCCGCTGAGTTAAAGTTTCAAGATATCCTCAGTTCTCCTACCTTACATGCAGCTTGCAAAAAGATAGACGATTTGGCTCAGAAAAATCAACTCGATTCTGCACTGATGTTGTTGGTCACCAAAGCTTGGTCAGCTGCCAAAGATTCAAACATGATGAAAGAGGAG GTAAAGGACATATTGTATCATTTATACAAGACTTCAGTAGGAAATCTGCAGAGATTAGTGCCAAAAGAGATCAGAATATTGAAATATCTCCTCACAATTGAAGATCCAGAGGAAAAGTTAAGTGCTCTCACAGATGCATTCACTCCAGGGGATGAATTGGAAGGCAAGGATGTTGATTGTTTATACAC tagTACTCCAGAGCAATTGCACACTTGGATAAGGACAGTGGTAGATGCATACCATTTCAGTAGAGAAGGTACACTTGTGAGGGAGGCCAGAGACTTGATGAATCCCAATATCATTCAGAAACTTGAGGTATTGAAGAATCTAATTGAGAAAAAATTTATGTAG
- the LOC120259813 gene encoding uncharacterized protein At4g37920 isoform X3 — protein sequence MDVASRALHLQFPLGTPSCLLGTSGALEFSWRPSSRPGHLLHVSHHAKHTLSASGHDVMAAPSDYAEDLSSSSVKSDNTVVYQSPSQDVEMTENDRDEAELIDDHKMIKVCDKLIEVFMVDKPTPTDWRRLLAFSKEWSNLRPHFYKRCQERADAEIDPGMKHKLLRLGRKLKEIDDDVQRHNELLNVIKEAPSEINDIVAKRRKDFTKEFFVHLHTVAESYFDNPAEQNALAKLGNTCLAAVQSYDAASESIEAINAAELKFQDILSSPTLHAACKKIDDLAQKNQLDSALMLLVTKAWSAAKDSNMMKEEVKDILYHLYKTSVGNLQRLVPKEIRILKYLLTIEDPEEKLSALTDAFTPGDELEGKDVDCLYTSTPEQLHTWIRTVVDAYHFSREGTLVREARDLMNPNIIQKLEVLKNLIEKKFM from the exons ATGGATGTTGCTTCCCGAGCTCTGCATCTCCAGTTTCCTCTGGGGACTCCATCCTGTTTATTGGGAACTTCTGGTGCTCTGGAATTCTCTTGGCGTCCTTCTTCTCGCCCTG GTCATCTATTACATGTATCACATCATGCAAAGCATACATTAAGTGCATCTGGACATGATGTGATGGCAGCACCAAGTGATTATGCTGAGGATTTGTCATCATCCTCTGTGAAGTCAGATAATACAGTTGTTTATCAAAGCCCCTCCCAAGATGTTGAGATGACTGAGAATGATAGAGATGAGGCTGAGTTAATAGATGATCATAAAATGATCAAGGTTTGTGACAAACTTATTGAAGTATTCATGGTTGACAAGCCTACACCAACTGATTGGAGAAGGTTATTAGCGTTTAGCAAGGAATGGAGTAACCTAAGACCTCATTTTTATAAGCGCTGCCAGGAAAGGGCAGATGCCGAAATTGATCCTGGAATGAAGCACAAACTTCTTCGACTTGGTAGGAAACTAAAGGAG ATAGATGATGATGTCCAGAGACATAATGAACTACTTAATGTGATAAAAGAGGCCCCCTCTGAAATAAATGACATAGTTGCCAAGCGGCGTAAGGATTTCACAAAGGAATTCTTTGTGCATCTTCATACTGTGGCAGAATCATATTTTGACAACCCAGCTGAACAGAACG CATTGGCAAAATTAGGAAATACCTGCTTAGCTGCTGTGCAATCCTATGATGCTGCATCAGAGAGCATTGAGGCCATAAATGCCGCTGAGTTAAAGTTTCAAGATATCCTCAGTTCTCCTACCTTACATGCAGCTTGCAAAAAGATAGACGATTTGGCTCAGAAAAATCAACTCGATTCTGCACTGATGTTGTTGGTCACCAAAGCTTGGTCAGCTGCCAAAGATTCAAACATGATGAAAGAGGAG GTAAAGGACATATTGTATCATTTATACAAGACTTCAGTAGGAAATCTGCAGAGATTAGTGCCAAAAGAGATCAGAATATTGAAATATCTCCTCACAATTGAAGATCCAGAGGAAAAGTTAAGTGCTCTCACAGATGCATTCACTCCAGGGGATGAATTGGAAGGCAAGGATGTTGATTGTTTATACAC tagTACTCCAGAGCAATTGCACACTTGGATAAGGACAGTGGTAGATGCATACCATTTCAGTAGAGAAGGTACACTTGTGAGGGAGGCCAGAGACTTGATGAATCCCAATATCATTCAGAAACTTGAGGTATTGAAGAATCTAATTGAGAAAAAATTTATGTAG